aaataaaataaaataaaataaaataaaataaaataaaataaaataaaataaaataaaataaaatatgtctttgGATTGTGTACAATTTATTTGTTTGTACAATGTTAAACTGTTTCAATTTAAATGTTGTTAAATCAGGTGAAGTATTATAACATGCTTTCCTTCATAGACATGTCCAACAGCTGTAAGCCCAAGCCTGGGAGCTTTGGGAGCGACATCCACAGACTGCTGCAGGCCGCTGAGGCCGGTCAGAAGGCTGATATCCTGACCTACTCTTCAGGTCATCTGGGGCCTCGCGGTCTGAACTACAGTCAGCCATTCAACGAGACAAAGCCGTTTTTCTGGAGCACGTCTCAGAGCCAAGAGAAAGCTGCAAAACCCCTGATGATCCAGAAGAGACAGATAAAGGCGCTGCCTTGTATAAAGAGAAAAGAACTGAAAGAGTCACCGTCTGAGTTCATGTCCCGTGCTGCCTTTAAAGACTCAGGGGTCTCGGGGTCAAGAGTAGACCCAGGTGCTGATCATTCATCACATGCAGACAGTGGAAAAGATAATCCACTTAAGAAAGTTAACTGTTCCTCTTTGAAAGCTGGCTCTAAGAAACACTTCAAATCTTCATCTGATCCTGAGGGGAATCAGCCATGTTGTTCAGGCCAGTCTGACCTGGGAGGCCTGAATAATGAAGCCCAACCAGAGATGAGACAACAGTTTGGCCAGAAAGCTGTAACCAAGCAGAACCTTTGGGCTGGAATAAATGTTGCTGAAATGCATGAGAGGAAACTGCAAAAGGTGAGAAACCTCACACAAACCATGACATGACATGTCTAATGTCCATTTTTCATGAAATGCCCTCTCAACACTTAATGATTAAAGAGTCTAACACACATTTGCACTGctaatgtagtgtgtgtgtgtgtgtgttcctgtcatACTCAGGAGCTGAAGAAGTTGTCAGCGCAGAGCTGGCCCAGCAGAGACCGCCTTGCGGTGTTCAGTGACGTCTTTGATGATGTATGCGAAGGCTCGCCAGTATTTGGACGCATCCTGAGGGAAATCAAggtttttccatttcctctgtACCCACTAGCACATTTTTAGCATGTGCCGTCAGATGTATTAGAGCCAAAGAGAGAGTTAGTCCCTGATGTGGCAAGTACAAGTAGAGCAACGACCAAGACCTGGTCGTGAGGCCGCCGAGGAGCAGGTCATCAGAGGTCACTGACGTTCATTCATAAGTAGCGTCTCAGGGTCTCGCAGGTTTCTTCAGAATAGGTTTGCTTACATTGGCAGTGAAAgtgcacatttttatttttgcacagatgtatttattattatttactatATCTACCATTTTTGTTCTATGAGAACACAAACACGGCATGTTTACATACTGGGGCCAACGTCATTATGAGAACTTGGGAAGGCCTTATTAtctaagggtttttttttaagggaTCTATAAACATTTTGGATTAAAATAACCTGCAAATTTACATCAACATTATACATGTGGTGTATTAATGCGTTTTTCCTTCTTTCAGACAGATTATGACTTGTATGTTAATCACTTGATGGCTTCTCAAGCATCATTACAAAACACGGTAAGCTGATTTCCTTCATTTAGCTATAATAATATTCATTGTTTTAAAGTGTATTGGTAGCGGTCTGTATGTCAGTGTAAAATCCAGCATCTTGTGCCTCCTTGGAAAGATGAAGTCACTAgttttgaacattttctctgGAGTATTTCATGTaaaattgtttttgtgttacAGTCACTGGATGGTTCTATCAAAGATTGTGGCAAATTAAGAGAACTGGAGCTGGctgaagcagcagaggaggtgtgCAGTCTGGAGCAGGAGGCCAGGCGAGCTTTGGAGGAAAAGAAACGGTACTCCAAGGCTCTACCAGAAACAAAGTATACACTGTATGTCTGTGCATTCAGATTAGTTTGAGCATGactgttcttgttgtttttaacgTCAGAGTCCAAAACGAATTACAGAACGTTCCAGTTATTACAGGCCCCGAGGACAGTGACATGAAGAGTAAGTCTTAAGACTGCATTTGTATGTCTAATCATTAGTAAATCTAATCACTTGCTGTATATCACCCTGCACATGCTAACATGGACAGACTGAACAAATACACACGGACAGACATAAAGAGAGTTTTGTAGTGGCAGTGAGTCAGACTTTGTAACGCCTACAGGCGTGTGTACAGATTCATCATTATTCACTATGCTGCCTTCATGCCTGGCTCTTCTGCGTTTTGCTCAAATATAGTACCTCCATCGGTGCTGCAGGGCAGCTGCTGTGACAGCATCCACTTCAGGAGGCTTCAGGTGTTGAAGGTGTGGAAGGACatccagcagctggaggaggagattAAAGAGAAGCTGGTTTCAACTGACACTGAAAGACGCATCAAACAGCAGAAGGTGCTtagactgtttttttgttttttttttgtagtcaaGCTTACGACTTCCCACTGAGCATCAACATCATTGGCTCTGTTTCAGAAATAAAAGCAGGAAGTGTGCTGAGTGTTTGCTTTGAACAGATGTGAATGCTCTTTCTAtttatttagcttttttttccttttgcttgCAGACTGAGATAATGAAGCTGATCGCCTCGAATGAACGTCTAAGAAACATCAGCAAGGCAAGACAGTCTGATATTTTATGTATCATTTTCAAACACGCACCTTGCTATGaatgactttaaaaaaatgttatttcaaGGATCTGGAAAACAAAATCAATGCGGTGCTGAACAGAGAGAAGGCAAGCAAGACCTTAAGACGGTATGTGGCGTATCACATATAACAACTATGCAGCATTATGATGTGACAGTTGGCCTGTTTCTTTCTTACATGTGCTTTCCTGTGTTTTACCACAGGATGTTGTGGGAAAAAATACATTGTGATCTGCAAACGGAGAGCAAACAGCTTCAACAAGAAGAAACCAAGATAATCATTTCTTGAgatggacagtgtgtgtgttggataatgtaatttacaataaaaatagGAAAGACGTATTAAATAAATTCACATCTTCGACAACCAGAAGACCCCTTGTAAATTACGTGATCCATCCTTTTGTATGTGCACCTGTTATCTACACCAACTGCTATTACATTTTCATTCATTACATGCACATAAAGAACTTCAGTTTCCGATGAGCATGTCACATATGTTGTTTCAGTGGTCTGAGATTATCCATTTAAGCTGTTGTTAATTTGACAAGCCTCCACTTTAAGGTGAAAAAATCTTTCAAATTGTGGTATCTACAGCCTGAGGCTGCTCAGAAGCAGAAGTGCTAACTGCATGAACAGGAGACAGTTTGTACAGAATGATTAAAGCAAGAAAACATCTGAAAGTTGTCTATCAAATTTGTAGTTATTGGACATAAAGGATTCAGCTTCTAGACAATTAAGAGCAAATCACTCTTCCAAcacaagagggcagcagagaccCATGAGAAAAATGCACTAAAAAGAAGATTCCTTTTGCTAATTTGACTATAATTTAGATTTGTCTAATGCTGTTTACATTCTTTTCTTCTCATTTATAAGCAGCACATTTAAATCctagaaaaaaagtttttttgcTGTTACTCCTCACTTCATGTATGAATAAGattctgtttctctgttataTTTGTTCAGAGCTGTATTATGATAAAGTGAGCTGGATCTAAAATTTGTAGAAGatagtttgaggtttgtgttgttttaagaAAGCTCAGTAAAGAAATTGCAGCAATAGTGAGCTGAATATTAAGGGGAATACAAATTGCTTTAGTTTATGCTCATGCTCCATGTGACTTAAGTTATAACAATTTAAtttttaaccaaaaaaaaaaaaactgaaaatgctAATCTGCTGCATGCAAGAATAGCAGAGTAAGGTGATCAGCGGCCTTATAGAATCTCTTCTTTGGATTGATTGGAAGTGACCTTTGCCCTGACACGACAGAGCGCCTTGCTGTCTGCTAAAATCTAATCAAAGGTCAAAGTCTGCTCTCTGGCTGACAGTCAGTAGgagcagagtgtgtttgtgtccctcACTGTTCGTCTGTCTTGGTTAACAGCACCCTGCTTTGTGGAGAACTACCTTTGCTTTAGTGAACCATGCTGATTCGGACCACgttcctgctcctgctctgcaTGTCTTTGGGCACATGTGCCACTTTAGGCTTCTTCCAGACTGAGGCAAAAGATGACACGGCCCCTGCTGTGGACTCAGCTACCGATGGTGTTGCTGCGGCAGCTTCTGAAGATGTAGCTGCTCCAGATGCCCAAGTAGATGCAGCTAATTCCCTTTTTGGGGATAGTCCACTAGCCAAGATACTTGCAAGGAGTAACAAGGCAGATGGTGCAGCAACTAAACAGACAGCGACAGACAGTGACAGACCTGCTGGTGAATCAGAAACTCTCAGTGAAGAAGCCGTCACAAAGGAGCAACCATCATCCGAGGAGGAGACGAATGAGATCAGACCAGTCCAGAAAAATGAGTCCTTGAACAGACCCCTGGCACATGAAGATAACAGTTGGAGCCTCAACTCAATTAGAAATAGTTTTCAGACTGTGCATGGATACTTTGACTCCCTGGTGGAGCTGGTCGGGGGACGTGACGGTGTGTGTCAGTACCGCTGCAGATATGGTAAGAAGTTATTAGTGTCCTGAGCAGGGGTGTTTTAGATTGCTAAGCCTAATAGTTCTTGGAGGACCAGAGCAGGTTTTGAAATCATCTTGTTGTTTACATCCAGTATTGTTTGCTCAGCAGCACACTGAATGAAAACTAATCAattcctctgctgtcagtttaacAGCTTCTTATTCCTGATGTGAGATAGCATGTCAGAGCCTGCTGACATGCTACGTAGAACGTGAATGCATTTCTTTATCACCACATAGGTGGTTGATGACTACAGTTACACAATCGATACAGATGTTCTCAAACAGAAGTCACATCTTATCTATGAAATGCAGATGGTGAGATACACCGGGAGTACATGATGTCATTGAGTTTGTACTTCAGTTCAGGATTTGAACTAAgcttctctgttttgtttttctcagggGAACTTCCTCAGCCTCGTCCTGGATACCAACAGCAAGAGCCCAAcggctgcagctcctctctggtgGGATTCGAGGTGAATGCTGCTGTAGGTGGCCTGTTCATACAGTAGCACCCTCAGCCTGCAGCCCTGTTAACAATCACACTATAGCTAATGACAGCAATAATGGCCGGAAATGCTGGGATCTGTTTGAGTAAACTGTACTGTGTGACTTGTGTGACAGCTCGACATGGGGATCCCTGCTATGACAAAGTGCTGTAACCAGCTGGACGTCTGTTATGACACATGCGGCACACACAAGTCTGACTGCGACACCAAGTTTCAGCTGTGTCTGCACAGCATCTGCTCTGATCTGAAGAAGAGCTTGGGCTTTGTGACGAAGGTGCAAGGTGAGACATTTGCAGATGAGTACATCTTACATGCTTACAAAAAATAATGTCTGCCTCCCTCTTCtcacttgtttttgtgtcttatcTTCCTCTTAGCTTGTGAATCAATGGCAGACGCTCTCTACAATACAGTGTGGACTCTGGGTTGTAGACCTTATATGAACAGCCAGAGGGCAGCATGTATctgtgagggagaggagagggatgaactgtgacactgaggaggaggactcCTGTACACTTTCACAGACCAGTAAGAATGGTCATGACTATTTCAATATATTTGAAGGCTTTTGTCATGCAAGTGGTAACAGCCCCCTCATAATCCAGAACCTGGGACAGGGCGAAAATCAAGTGAACAGATGTAGTCACTAACGATATTACATGTCTGAATATGACTTTCAGAATCTTAATTAAGTGCTCATGCATATTGAACTCGACACATTCTTCCTTTTAGGCCTATTTTAGGCCTCTATGACTCCATTATCATAAATTACTTGATGACTCCAAACAAAGTGCCTGATAGGAAGGATATTGTAGTCAGATTAATTTCCTCCAGACAGAAGGATAATTACAGTGTTGCCTCATTATGTGTTGCTATCTTAAATTTGTGTGCTCCACCCTTAAGTCAGTGTCATGTAAATGTAACGCCTATAATGGCTGCTGTGTTAATGTTTTATGTAAGTTATTTGCCagttatttgttattattttttatgactAAATGCATGACTAATTACAGTTTCACTGACATGATTAACTCCGGATTAATTGACTGAGCGAAGAAGCGTGTGCATCATTTCCCGGCTCGGCACGCTGATATCTCTCATCCAGCCCCACTTTTCAATGTGTGACATGCTCCCTCAGCCATCGATTACACCGAGCAAATGAGCCGgaatgaatctgtgtgtgtatacatgtattTTTCAAGTCAGTGATGGTGTGAAATATAAACCATTTTTGTAAATCCATTAAATCTCTAAGCTGCAATCAAGCCTGAGGAATGCCTGCGAGTTTGACCTAGAAAAACCTCCTTAAGTTGTAGCTGTTAGTGGTCCTCTCTGAGGGTTTTTAATAGACATGTCATTCACTTTAATGTCAGTAAATTGTGTTGCAAGGCATAGGCACAACCTTAGATGTATTAAACAGAGTTTAAGTTATACAACATGCAATAGAAACAGAAAAGATTCTACACCTGCAAAGTGACAGTGAATGTACTTCCCTGTGTGTATGCCTACGTTTACTTGGTGTTTTGAATAccaaataaaaatgtcatttgcATGACCTTGGCTTGTactgctgatgtgtttttgtagttttttttttaaagtatcaTGGCAGGATGACAATGGGGCCTGCGCTCAGTGCGTGCTGCTCCTGAGGTTCACCAGTACGAGCCTCCCGTCGAACACGGCCGCGACAACGTTGAGCACAGCGGGAGTCTCCTGCCCCGCAAACTAACACCAGGCAGTGGAGGAACACTTGCTGCAAACAGAAGAGGCAAGTTTATCTTGAGATAACAGTCACTGAATACTGTTCTTACAGTAAAGAACCACACAGCCATCTGGCTCCcagcatgttttttcttttgttttttttttaactcactcGGTTGTCCTTGCCAATGAACTTGAAGACAGGGACCTGGTAGTGCTTAGAGAGCTGGTCCTTGGAAGAGTACTGTGTCACAGTTTCATCAGAGATACATCTGCgtaggagagagaaaaaaaagaaaaaacagtcaTACATGCAGCTGATATGTTAACACAACAAAGCGGTGCACATATTTTTCTATCATCATGTTAGCTGCCCCAAGGTACCTAGAAAACTGGACTCAGCAAAGGAATGCTTGGCCAACAGTGAGCGATCCACACATAATAAGGCTGTTTCTATTTTTCTACCCAAAGCATTTTTTGTTCCTCTTTTCCACATTAATGAGAGTGTAAAGCTAGGGGCATTTTTCATTTGACATTTCTTTGAAGGAGCTGAGATTTCCTGTCCTATATCTGTCAAGCAGCCAGGCTCTTGTCAGCTACCAGGCCCGATACCATTGACATTTACTATAAAAAGAATCACAGTCATGGGACGAAATGCATTCACTGGCTTACTTAAATTAACAATaaaggaaaataaacaaaaacctTATATAGTCAACTTAAGaatttcaaaaagaaaaagaatttgGGAATATCATGTTACAAGATGTCCAAATGTTTTACCCGTCTTTGATGAGGAAGTACTTGAGGGCCTGGTCAGCCCTGGGCCCTGGTGTAGCAAAGCAGCTTTCCACCAGTGCAGCGAGACCTTCCACTCTCTCCTTTGGCTCCACTCCAAAGAACAGGGAGTCTTGCAGGTGCAGCTGGGGCGGGGTGAGGTATGGTTCAGCGAACTCAGCATTCTTGAAGAGCTCCAGGGAGAACCGGAAGACCCCTTCACTGTGGCCCGCCAGCTGCAGGGCTGAGCTGTGTGGACTGGCCTGGTATTCGTCAGACACGTGGTATTCCCTGGGGAACTCGCAAGTGACCGGGAGCACTAACTTGCTCGTGCGGACTATTACGTCCCTGTTGCTGCCTGGGCTGCTCCTGGGCACGCCTGTCACCAGGTTGGTCCCCACAATCTTGTTATCTGTCACCTGAGAATGGTTATTTACCTCAGTTTAATAGCTTTTTCACTTACTGAGAACAGTTCTTTTTAATATATCACAAACATCTCACAAAAAAATTTCAACCCCTGTTTCTTCTGACCTCCACCACTGTGCCGCACGTCCTGAGGCTGAAGCTGAGGTTGATGTGTGTGCCATTGGAGACACCTCGACAAGACGCGTTGGACAGAAAGAGCTCCAGTCCTCCAACGAGGTCCTTAGGAACTGACACAGTAATAGAGCTGGAGTCACACTGCACTGGCACTGCAGGGGAGGGTAGTCAGAAACTTAATGATATTATTGAATAACAAGAGAGGAGTAAAGTTGGTTGGTTGCAATGTGAAATATTTACACTATATCACTACATCCTACACAAAACATTTGGCCAATTTCTAGACGTACCGCATtgtttttgaaagaaaaaaaatctataaaaaaaaaaatatgattacaTTTCCAGCCTGGCAGAAAAATAACCACACACTGAAATGTTAAACATATTAGTCATGGCCTGAGGAAATCCATTTGTGTTGAATTCCCTTCCAGAACATCTATTGTGATTAATACAAGTATACATCATTTAGCTCACTGTCTGCTGGTCTAACTGCAACATCTACCttcttctcacacacatatagtaCACACCCtgacatgtgtgtttgtctgcccCCAGCTCCAGCCCTCTGGGACAGATGCACTGATAGGAGTCCAGCAGAAGGGAGCAGGCATGGCTGCAGCCTCCATTGTTAACGTGGCAGCCTGCTATCCCTGCAAGAGTCAGCACAAAGAAAAGACTTCACAACACTGTGTGGGTTTATTTATCTTTGTAAAGCAACAACAGACGTGTCAGATGAATACAAGTAGCTGTATGGATGTACCTCTACAGTTGCGTCCATCCTTATCCAGCACACGGCCCCGGCCACACGCACAACGCCAAGAGCCCTTGGTGttcacacactgctctgcacagcCACCGTTACCCTTTTCACACTCGTTCACATCTAAAcgcagaatacacacacacacacacacacacataattatcAGATGAGTCTCATTTTTATCGACTGAGTATACGATATGGGTGGAGTCTATCACCTCAAGGCAATTCACATAGTGCTTCAGGGTGGAGAATGATAAATGGACTTTAAAAGACTTTAAAACTGAGTTTATAACactgagaggaggaaatgatgatggatgaaacaaaaatccagTGGTGGGGGGACAAAAGGGAGAACGCAAGAGAGTGAAGAAAGAGATATAGAGGAGTGAAGAAGTAATTTCTGAGACAGGGAAAGGCAGATTTGGTCCAGGAGTGAATAATGAGATAATGGCAGTTTTTAGGCTGACTGGATCCCCCCTGCATGGCTGTCACCCACCATTACGTGctactgtaacacacacacacacacacacccctaccTTATGTGAAGTCATCATAAACATAACACAAATTTTCAATCTTTGTCTCTATTGCTGCTTCACTCATTAAGATTTGAATTCATCCATAGTTGATGATCTgtagacttttttttgtttatattatatttattgttttattattattgttttattttattatatttattttatttttattatatttttattgtttatatatattgtattatacTCTTTTTAGTTTGGAATTGgaattacatacatacataggcAGGTAAAagtaatgtaaacaaaagtTCATATGTATTATGAGTACCTAGATACCTCACCTGGAAGAGTGGTCGCCCCATGACCTTAGACCAGAAGTCCTCATTGCAGAGGCTTGTGTTCAGTTCCAGCCTGTAGCTGTTTGTATCACTGCCTAAtgctctctgtccctctccacTGTTAATTATCCCTTCAAGGCAAAAATGtcccaaaatatatctaaagaGCTTGAACACaatcattgtgtttttatgaacaTATTAATCTGTAATGGAAGTAAAACTACAGAGCAAAGTAAATGAATTCTGTTTAGAAGGAGAGTGCTCAATGTGTTCTCAGTAAATTGATTTACACCTAATTTATTCCAAATCTGAACAGCACCAGTAAAGGGGAGTTAAAAGCTACATTAAACCATAGCTACACAAACGTAAGCATACATCTCTCAGTGTGTTTGAATCAAAAAACACACCACTATAACCATTTTCCACCAATCATGGTGAAAAAAACCCAACTTGATATGCTGGTACTGCCACCCTCCTGAATATCCTATTCAGTCGAGTAACCATAGATATTTGCATAAGAATTACATAGGTTGAAGGGACATGCAGCAAAGTCTGATTGATTTTTCccttgttattgttttttagAAACCATTTCCAGCCTATCTGTCTTCCCTGTTCCATGACTTATCTGTGTCTGTTGCACAACTTATCAGTGTCTTCTCTTCCTATTTTTCTGTCTCACCCAggcatgtttgtttgtctggtCCCAAGACAGTTCCAGGTGCACAGCGACAGTCAGACGCCGGACATGTGGGACCGGTGCAGTCAACCTCATCACAGATATCATAAAAATCTGtataacacatacacataaacaacacCATCACACAAAAGATATTCATATAGGGAAtgcaacatattttttttttttgcatgatcACTCACGACCACAGTAGACATGGAAGCAGACTGAGGGCCTGGGCAGGCGGTACACAAAGTATCCTCCAGGGCAGGCCTTCACATCCACTGTGGCGTTCCAATGGCAGCAGTTGTCACCGAAGCTGGCACATACGGGGAGGGTGACAATGCCCTCGTGGAGCTGGGGGTGGCTGCCGTTGAGCCAAATGGGGGCGTGAGTGCCACAGTGATTCTCAGAGACGCAGAAGGTGGGCATGGCATCACCAGCCATGCCAGTGAAGCGGTACCATTCACCAGACACGTGGCTGTCGCACAGGGGGGCGCTGGATAAACGGTTGATGTGGTAGTCCGTGTTCCTCCAGGGTTCATTCAGGCTGATGTAAGCAGAGCAGGGATCCAGGGCTAAAGACATAAGGGGGCATTGATTAAGAATATGAACTGTAGCCTTATTATAAAGTGATACTGTTTCTTCTAAAGCAGCAAAATCAGGATCTGAATAATCCACAGACCTCACCACCAATGTTTTCCAATTCTGAGGtagcttaaataaaaaaaactgttcacaGTTCGATCTGTACCTGCTTTCGAATGTACTCAAAAGTACATTTAATTTCCTTTCACCTCCATTGGATCACTGTGATCGGACAAGAAGGCTCAACCTTCAACACTGAAGTTAATTTACATTACTTTGGAACAGGTTCAACCATCTGACTCTTCTATAGACAAGCAGTTCATTGTTTACACTGCTCTACAGTTCGTACAGTATATCAGTGTCGGTCATTTAAGCTGACTTATTACCAAGAAGGCAAGCTTTGGGTCAAGATAAACTGTAACACACAGTCAGGTCTAATTGAATTAAAAGTCAACCAGCTGTCCACAAAGAGCTCTTTATCCAGTGAGATCTGTCAGTCGTGACTCTTTTCACTACAGCCAGTTGTGCAGAATCAGGAGAACAACTGAACGGGCAGAGTAAACAAAGTGCAGCAAGCCAATCAatagtccacacacacacacacctcatacCCTCTCAACAGTGTAATTAAGAGGCAGCCGTAAAA
This Parambassis ranga chromosome 15, fParRan2.1, whole genome shotgun sequence DNA region includes the following protein-coding sequences:
- the LOC114447657 gene encoding uncharacterized protein C6orf118-like, whose translation is MSNSCKPKPGSFGSDIHRLLQAAEAGQKADILTYSSGHLGPRGLNYSQPFNETKPFFWSTSQSQEKAAKPLMIQKRQIKALPCIKRKELKESPSEFMSRAAFKDSGVSGSRVDPGADHSSHADSGKDNPLKKVNCSSLKAGSKKHFKSSSDPEGNQPCCSGQSDLGGLNNEAQPEMRQQFGQKAVTKQNLWAGINVAEMHERKLQKELKKLSAQSWPSRDRLAVFSDVFDDVCEGSPVFGRILREIKTDYDLYVNHLMASQASLQNTSLDGSIKDCGKLRELELAEAAEEVCSLEQEARRALEEKKRVQNELQNVPVITGPEDSDMKIPPSVLQGSCCDSIHFRRLQVLKVWKDIQQLEEEIKEKLVSTDTERRIKQQKTEIMKLIASNERLRNISKARQSDILCIIFKHAPCYE
- the pla2g12b gene encoding group XIIB secretory phospholipase A2-like protein isoform X1 translates to MLIRTTFLLLLCMSLGTCATLGFFQTEAKDDTAPAVDSATDGVAAAASEDVAAPDAQVDAANSLFGDSPLAKILARSNKADGAATKQTATDSDRPAGESETLSEEAVTKEQPSSEEETNEIRPVQKNESLNRPLAHEDNSWSLNSIRNSFQTVHGYFDSLVELVGGRDGVCQYRCRYGELPQPRPGYQQQEPNGCSSSLVGFEVNAALDMGIPAMTKCCNQLDVCYDTCGTHKSDCDTKFQLCLHSICSDLKKSLGFVTKVQACESMADALYNTVWTLGCRPYMNSQRAACICEGEERDEL
- the pla2g12b gene encoding group XIIB secretory phospholipase A2-like protein isoform X2 encodes the protein MLIRTTFLLLLCMSLGTCATLGFFQTEAKDDTAPAVDSATDGVAAAASEDVAAPDAQVDAANSLFGDSPLAKILARSNKADGAATKQTATDSDRPAGESETLSEEAVTKEQPSSEEETNEIRPVQKNESLNRPLAHEDNSWSLNSIRNSFQTVHGYFDSLVELVGGRDGVCQYRCRYGELPQPRPGYQQQEPNGCSSSLVGFELDMGIPAMTKCCNQLDVCYDTCGTHKSDCDTKFQLCLHSICSDLKKSLGFVTKVQACESMADALYNTVWTLGCRPYMNSQRAACICEGEERDEL
- the oit3 gene encoding oncoprotein-induced transcript 3 protein, which produces MIFMVITILLKEVLTVAGVALDPCSAYISLNEPWRNTDYHINRLSSAPLCDSHVSGEWYRFTGMAGDAMPTFCVSENHCGTHAPIWLNGSHPQLHEGIVTLPVCASFGDNCCHWNATVDVKACPGGYFVYRLPRPSVCFHVYCGHFYDICDEVDCTGPTCPASDCRCAPGTVLGPDKQTCLDVNECEKGNGGCAEQCVNTKGSWRCACGRGRVLDKDGRNCRGIAGCHVNNGGCSHACSLLLDSYQCICPRGLELGADKHTCQVPVQCDSSSITVSVPKDLVGGLELFLSNASCRGVSNGTHINLSFSLRTCGTVVEVTDNKIVGTNLVTGVPRSSPGSNRDVIVRTSKLVLPVTCEFPREYHVSDEYQASPHSSALQLAGHSEGVFRFSLELFKNAEFAEPYLTPPQLHLQDSLFFGVEPKERVEGLAALVESCFATPGPRADQALKYFLIKDGCISDETVTQYSSKDQLSKHYQVPVFKFIGKDNRQVFLHCLVLVCGAGDSRCAQRCRGRVRREARTGEPQEQHALSAGPIVILP